A stretch of DNA from Nerophis ophidion isolate RoL-2023_Sa linkage group LG18, RoL_Noph_v1.0, whole genome shotgun sequence:
TATAAGGATGTTAAAAgacaaaaatgaaaatgtaattcaGTAGTTTTTCCATTAGATGGCACTGTTGTACTGTTGATTCATTCCATCTCTGCAGCCCGCTTGTAAAAAAGAGATGCACTTGCTATATCACATGTGTGTGCATGCCAGTCAATAAAAACATCAGAAAATAGATAAAACAATGCATTGTCGCTTACCTGAATGAAGCTCATAAAGCAGAACTGAATTAGACCTCGGTCCAAGTATGTACCACCGAACAAACCACGGTCCTTCAGGTCAGTGAAAATAGAGATATAGAACTCCATTGATTCTCTTCTGAGGAAACCCCACCAACTCTCTATGCGCTGATTTGCTGTGCTTGCCCCTTCGATGTAGATGTCAATACCAGAACCGTCATCAATGTTGCGACGGAGAAAACGCTGAAAGTCTCTGACTTTAACATTTTCAGTGCCCCGATCGCCTCTGACAATCCTCGGACAACCACCACATTTCTTCACTGCCTCCATATAGTAGCCTCCAATGATTTTTGGGTCACTGCTGGTCGTAAATGCATTCATCCAGATAATTTTCCGGGAAAATCCGTCAATACAGCCGTTTATACAGATACCAAATGGTTTCAGTTTGTCATAAGAGTCAGGACAAACATTTAAGGGAAAACAAAATAATCAAGAGCAAtttaacaatgtatgaatacaacaATAGAGGAtattacggagcccctaaagggacatggggattttttttttttagacatgtttctcgtgcgcacgagaaacatgtctaaaaaaaaaaatccccatgtccctttaggggctccgtaataTCCTCTATtgttgtattcatacattgttaaattgcttttaattattttgttttcCCTTAAATGTTTGTCCTGATCAATAAATTAAAGGAATTAAAGGCAAACTAAAAACGATATGAACATTTAATCTTAAAATGGAACTAGCTAAATGATGTCGGCAATGACAAATATGGCCCCCTCATGCAGTTGGTATCGAGTCGACACCATTATTTTTAGTATCGCCCAATCCTACTGTAAAGCATAAACCGGGAGGCGGAGCAGTTAGGGGGTGTTGACATGTGAAAGCACTTCCGGTTGCAGCTGACTGGCGAGTTCCTATATTCTGAAAAAGCCTTCAAGTTGTGGAGGTTTGTTTTGATACGgaagtgcgtgtgcgtgtgtgtgtgtgtgatagctCACAGTAATATGGgtgtgttgctatttttaaatgacagacacacacacgtgtgtgtgtgtgtgtacatgttgaGGTATTTGGGGCCAAGACAAGTTGGAAGAGGGCTTCACACGGCAGaggggtttagtgcgtctgcctcacaatacgaaggtcctgcagtcctgggttcaatcccaggctcgggatctttctgtgtggagtttgcatgttctccccgtgaatgcgtgggttccctccgggtactccggcttcctcccatttccaaagacatgcacctggggataggttgattggcaacactaaattggccctagtgtgtgaatgtgagtgtgaatgttgtctatctgtgttggccctgcgatgaggtggccacttgtccagggtgtacaacgctttccgcccgattgtagctgagataggcgccagcgcccccccccccccccccccccgcgaaaatggatggaaaagttGAAAGAAGATTTTCATGTGTTGACATCTTCAGATATTAAAGTGTTGCTCCTCCCTCCTTTGCAACAGGAACGTCACATGACCATGGCCTCCCCAGAAATCAGCTCCTTGTCGTGGGGTCACATGACAGTGAAAGGCTGCTCCTCCGCCTACAAGGACTGCAAGGTGTGGCCCGGCGGCAGTCGGTCCTGGGACTGGCGTGAGACCGGGACACAGGTGTGTGGGACAGTGACCGTCACATGCGCACGCAGACGTGTACTTCCTGCCTTGATTAACGCTAGACTCTTCATCAGCACCACCCGGGGGTCCAACCCGCTGATGTGCAGGAGGTGCTGGACAGAGGAGTAAAGTTGCTGGTGATTGGCCGAGGCATGGACATGGCCCTGCAGGTAGTCTTCAGAACCAAACCGTGTCGCTTCGGGGAGGGGCGGGGGCAAAGACTCATGGCTTGTGTTTGCGTCAGGTTCCCGCCTCCACCCTGGACTTTGTGGCACAACAGGGGGTGGATGTCAGAGTCCTGCAGACGGAGCAGGCCGTCGCCGAATACAACAAACTGGCCGGCCAGGGCGCCAAGGTGGGCGGGGTCTTCCACTCCACCTGCTAAGGTTGGCGTGGGAGAGACTTTTCACATGTTCTTTCAACATAGGAAGAGTCACGTAATATTTGCAATTAAATATCGGCAAAGCGAACATCTTGTTTATTTGTCCTTGTTTATTGAagaccttttttttaaataaaaaaaaaaaaacggatccACAAAACTATTATTGGCTGCATTTTGAAAGAGCAAATGTTTCTATCTTTGGGTCGGACTGCTACAGCGAAGACCGGGACAGGTCTGGGCTCTCCTTAGCGTCTGGCAGGCTTTGGCATGATGAAGATTTTGACAGGTTTGCTGAAGGCAATGGTCCCCTCTACGGCGGCCTCCGGTGGGGGGAGGCTGTCGATGCTGTCATTCCATGCCAGCTTGGAATCCGGGGAGGaagcggaggaggaggagctgtAGGCCAGCAGGAGGCGCACCTCCACCTGGGACGGCTCTGAGAGACAGGTCAGAACATGACATCCATCAACACGAGTGTCTTCGCTTACCTGTCCATGCGCTGTGAGACAGGTAGACTTGTGTGATGAGTCTGTGTCTGCTAGGTCCGGGTTTCCGGAAGTCTCCGGGTTTGGGATGGATAACGTGACTCTGGCCATCAGGATACAGAACCTGCCCAAAACGAAGGTCAGAATAACGGTGCGTATCCTATCCTAACCCAGCAGCTGACTCAGGCCGGCTCACCTCCACTTTGACCGAGTTCTGGGGGTCGCGGACATGCTCCAAGGTAGCATCGACATCTAACGCAACCACGAGACCGGACGTGAACCTCAGCGGGTTGTCCGACTCCCCTGTGGGCTCGATGATGTTGGCTGTGGCTCGATAGATCTGTGGAACACAAGCTCAATAAGCTGCAGGTCCGACTGTTACAGGTTCAAAAGGTCACAGTTAGGGTCCTCATGTCTGGActgcaaatttaaaaaatctgtggcagccacttcttttcttttttttctccttcattCGCTACAAGTTGTTAAATCTAGACCAGGAGTGTCCAAAATGCTGCCATGGggtcatttgcggcccacagcacattctaaaaatactattaaaaaataaatacagtaaataaataaaaagtggattaaaaaaGCAAAGAAGTGAAATGTGATGAGAAAAAGTTTCAATGTTTACTaacaacacaaagctgccatgcaggcagtttttcttTTGTcagtgctcaaaaaataataatgaagcgaaattaatgttatgaattattgacccattagGGCCCTAATCACTTCACATAAAAAAAATGGGTGGGAAATATTGAATACTTGGTgtttgctatataaaaaaactaagttttctttgacaaaaagggcacaaaacaaaccctaaaaaacatggaaaaaataaaaaatttaaatcgaCTAATAGATCGGAAGTTACTCTAGAgaattaagtgttgaaagtaaaagaaaaaaatattttgaacactttttATGAGCTGGATACCCAATATTTTTAGTATGATTTAAAAAacaagtttcataaataaataatatcgaTTTAAAATCAATGCCGTTATGAATTATCAACCCattaaaggctccaattacttcacatacaTTTTTTCActtagaaacatttttttgtgggggcaaaatattgcaaattttgtgtttttgcctttCAAAACTGGGTTTTGACAAAAACGGCATAAAacatacttttttatttaaaaaaaaatacaaatccatATCCACGGGTAGACCTGTAGTTGAtctagagcagtgattctcaaactggtaCGTCTACCACTAGTAGTGTGCGGGCTCCATGTAGTGGTAGAGCAAAATAATCActtgaacttagtacagtgttttatttgtctatattcaaacacagtgttactgttcaaactgtgttacGTTACATTGGTCTAAAACATTTAATATACATGTTGAATAAAATCTCCGACTTGctttaaatgaatacttaggcctgccatgctactgtatttaaatgttggcCGTTATGGTtgtgttttttctgaggtggtacttggttgaAAACAGTTTGAAAAACCactgatctacagatttaagtgttgaataaaaaaaacaacaatatgacttatttttatcatttttatgacTGAAACCAAAATTGAAGGGAACGTAAAAGCTAAAACTAATAAAAACATATGCATTTATACACataactgtatatatacacatatagcaaatggatggatggatacatatacatatgtatacatatacataggggtgtaacggtacgtgtatttgtattgaaccttttcagtacgggggttccggtttggttgggaggtgtaccgaacgagtttccacccGAACATATGAGgttaagtcttaacaagctgctctgctttctgcctctgtgtcctacacagcacccagcattgtcccacccacacaacaatgtgattggttacaaccatagcggtaacagccaatcagcagtgcgcattcagagcgcatggagtcagtgcttctgCGGTGGTGTTAGCaagtttagcaggtgagcataaggcagcgtactctccctaaattataataaacacttcccagtcaactactactaacataactatgagcccgttgacgttctagaaacaaactgcagctcagctcgctcgcagtcctggcttcaggtaaatgataaaagggttgtacttgtataacgcttttctaccttcaaggtactcaaagcgctttgacactacttccacatttacccattcacacacacattcacacactgatggagggagctgccatgcaaggcgccaaccagcacccatcaggagcaagggtgaagtgtcttgctcaggacacaacggacgtgacgaagttggtactaggtgggatttgaaccagggacccttgggttgcgcacggccactctcccactgcgccacgccgtgaaggctaattaacttttagcgtaatgttagctcattttacggtgtgcgtatgtatgtgtatgtgtgtgtgtgctagtgacataatgtaagtgcatcattaatcctaaatgaactccatggtgttcagggatgactagtctctcctattgcagttgaactattttttcagctatagttacattaatcattagtaatgtaacagcctagttttgaatggcggggtccctgctatcacatgttgattaaaacataacatttacataataaaaatcaactacaggcttcccaaatgctgtaataaatcaagcatgatgagttgacttgaaactgtttaatgttgcactttttatatgtagaagaaaagttttgtcattttatttaatctgagcaacaacttgaggcagtttaatgttgattaacgtgggcaaaattattatagtgttcccaatgttaaaaggatatagccattgtttacaaatttggtaaataaataacccaaaagattatatattgttgttttcttactgtaccaaaaatgaaccgaaccgtgacctctaaaccgaggtacctaccgaaccgaaatttttgtgtaccgttacacccctatacatatacctacatacagtatatatacatatgtataatattgatatatgtatacatatcaattgataaactgtatatattcaaatatatggatacatatgtatttatatgcatatacatatatatacacgtatgtatgtatgtatgtatgtgtgtgtatatatatatatatatatatatacacatatacatatatatacacatatacaagcTAACACACGGTCTTGGACAGGCCTGTTCAAGACCGTGTGTTAGCTTGACCAAAAGGAAGCGTACCGTACACGGAGCAAACATGGCAAGTGTAAAGGCACCTGTTGAGGCAGCGAAAGCTGCAGCAGAGCGCTCTGCCTCAGGGCCGTCTGCAAAATCTTGACCAGCTCTGCAGGCTTGCAGGACAAAAGGCGCGGCGTTAGTTCCAAAAGTTTGTCAACAAAGCTGTCCTGGAAGTGAGGCAGCTCTGCCGGGAACAGCCTGAAGGTTTCACAAAGTGGAGTGAGGGCTTGGATGAGGCGTACCTAACCTTAGTGGAACCACGGCTGGCGGGACTCACCTGTGAAAAGACTCCAGCTCCTGCAGGAACTTTTCACTGCTGCTGATGAGAGGATCCTGCCTGCGGACAAAAGTGACCATGAGGGAAAGCTGGGGTTCGTTGAGGCGATGACGCCCATGCGGCGTACCCACCCGTGTGTGGTGCGAGCGCTCAGGATGAGCCGCAGGGCTTTGGCCTGCAG
This window harbors:
- the aamdc gene encoding mth938 domain-containing protein; the encoded protein is MTMASPEISSLSWGHMTVKGCSSAYKDCKVWPGGSRSWDWRETGTQHHPGVQPADVQEVLDRGVKLLVIGRGMDMALQVPASTLDFVAQQGVDVRVLQTEQAVAEYNKLAGQGAKVGGVFHSTC